One genomic window of Spiroplasma endosymbiont of Diplazon laetatorius includes the following:
- the rpsS gene encoding 30S ribosomal protein S19 has translation MSRSLKKGPFADDYLIKKVEALGEKKETIKTWSRRSTIFPSFVGHTFGVYNGKEFIPVYVTEDMVGHKLGEFSPTRKFGGHGDDKKKKK, from the coding sequence ATGTCTAGATCATTAAAAAAAGGACCTTTTGCTGATGACTACTTAATTAAAAAAGTAGAAGCATTAGGTGAAAAAAAAGAAACAATTAAAACTTGATCACGTCGTTCAACAATCTTTCCAAGTTTCGTTGGTCACACATTTGGAGTTTACAACGGAAAAGAATTTATCCCAGTTTATGTTACAGAAGATATGGTAGGTCACAAATTAGGAGAATTTTCACCAACACGTAAGTTTGGTGGACACGGTGATGACAAGAAAAAGAAAAAATAA
- the rpsQ gene encoding 30S ribosomal protein S17, which produces MERNLRKTYTGRVVSDKMDKTITVLVETYKNHPIYKKRVKYSKKYKAHDENSVAQMGDRVEIMETRPMSKTKNFRLVRVVEKAII; this is translated from the coding sequence ATGGAAAGAAATTTAAGAAAAACTTACACTGGTAGAGTAGTTTCAGACAAAATGGATAAAACTATCACTGTTTTAGTTGAAACATACAAAAACCACCCAATTTACAAAAAACGTGTTAAGTATTCAAAAAAATACAAAGCACACGATGAAAACTCAGTTGCTCAAATGGGAGACAGAGTTGAAATTATGGAAACTCGCCCAATGAGTAAAACTAAAAACTTTAGACTTGTTAGAGTTGTTGAAAAAGCAATTATCTAA
- a CDS encoding type Z 30S ribosomal protein S14, giving the protein MAKKSLKVKQAKVQKFKVREYTRCGNCGRPHSVLRKFNLCRVCFRDLAYKGQIPGIKKASW; this is encoded by the coding sequence ATGGCAAAAAAATCATTAAAAGTAAAACAAGCAAAAGTCCAAAAATTCAAAGTTAGAGAATACACACGTTGTGGAAACTGTGGTAGACCTCATTCAGTTTTGAGAAAATTTAATCTATGTCGTGTATGCTTCAGAGATCTAGCATACAAAGGACAAATCCCTGGTATTAAGAAAGCTTCATGATAG
- the rplX gene encoding 50S ribosomal protein L24: MNKSKILRGDVVKVIAGSHKGKIGPVVKLSKDKKRVYVEGIVAIKHSKPSQTDQEGGIKEIPASIDASNVSLVDPKAKDNATRVGYKIADGKKVRIAKKSGTEVK; encoded by the coding sequence ATGAATAAATCAAAAATCTTAAGAGGAGACGTTGTAAAAGTAATCGCCGGAAGCCACAAAGGAAAAATTGGACCAGTAGTTAAATTATCAAAAGATAAAAAAAGAGTATACGTTGAAGGAATCGTAGCTATTAAGCACTCAAAACCTTCACAAACAGATCAAGAAGGTGGAATTAAAGAAATTCCAGCATCAATCGATGCTTCAAACGTTTCACTAGTTGATCCTAAAGCAAAAGATAACGCTACAAGAGTTGGATACAAAATTGCAGATGGAAAAAAAGTAAGAATTGCTAAAAAATCTGGAACAGAAGTTAAATAG
- the rplE gene encoding 50S ribosomal protein L5, protein MNRLEKQYKDKIIPELFKEKQYKSIMQVPKITKVVINMGIGDAVHDTKKLDDAVLELQQITGQKPLVTKAKKSLAVFKLREGMPIGAKVTLRGKRMYEFLDKLISVALPRVRDFRGVSKTSFDKQGNYTMGIKEQIIFPEIDYDKVKKVRGMDITIVTTATNKDESFALLQKIGMPFVK, encoded by the coding sequence ATTAATAGATTAGAAAAACAATATAAAGATAAAATCATCCCAGAATTATTTAAAGAAAAGCAATACAAATCAATCATGCAAGTTCCAAAAATCACAAAAGTAGTTATCAACATGGGAATTGGAGATGCTGTACACGATACTAAGAAATTAGACGATGCAGTTCTTGAATTACAACAAATCACAGGTCAAAAACCTCTAGTAACTAAAGCTAAAAAATCTTTAGCTGTGTTCAAATTGCGTGAAGGTATGCCAATTGGAGCAAAAGTAACTTTAAGAGGAAAAAGAATGTATGAATTCTTAGACAAATTAATCTCTGTTGCGTTACCACGTGTACGTGACTTTAGAGGGGTATCAAAAACTAGTTTCGACAAACAAGGAAACTACACAATGGGTATCAAAGAACAAATTATTTTCCCAGAAATTGATTACGATAAAGTAAAAAAAGTTCGTGGGATGGATATAACTATCGTTACAACAGCAACTAACAAGGACGAATCATTTGCATTACTACAAAAAATAGGAATGCCTTTCGTTAAGTAA
- the rpsC gene encoding 30S ribosomal protein S3 gives MGQKVSPNVLRIGVIRGWDNRWYAEKGEYVKWLHQDIKIRKAVEKQLRNAAVSKIEIERTKKEITLVIRSARPAIVLGQEGKNVENIVLTVRKTIKDRKADVKVKVIEIKNPDVDAKLVATFIGEQITNRASFRTVQKLAIRKALKAGAKGIKTSVSGRLGGVEMARTEGYLEGSVPLSTLRSDIDYALYEARTTYGQIGVKVWINHGEIIGKQNQNNSKVIEDKKPQTRSPKEAK, from the coding sequence ATGGGACAAAAAGTATCTCCAAACGTTTTACGTATAGGTGTTATTAGAGGTTGAGATAACCGTTGATACGCTGAAAAAGGTGAATATGTTAAGTGATTACACCAAGATATCAAAATTAGAAAAGCTGTTGAAAAACAATTAAGAAATGCAGCAGTTTCAAAAATTGAAATCGAAAGAACTAAAAAAGAAATCACTCTAGTAATTCGTTCTGCTCGTCCAGCTATCGTTCTTGGACAAGAAGGTAAAAATGTTGAAAATATCGTTTTAACAGTAAGAAAAACAATTAAAGACAGAAAAGCTGATGTAAAAGTTAAAGTAATAGAAATCAAAAACCCAGATGTTGATGCTAAATTAGTAGCAACATTCATTGGTGAACAAATTACAAACCGTGCATCATTTAGAACTGTACAAAAATTAGCAATTAGAAAAGCATTAAAAGCAGGAGCTAAAGGAATTAAAACTTCAGTTTCTGGAAGACTTGGAGGAGTTGAAATGGCTCGTACTGAAGGATACCTAGAAGGTTCAGTACCATTATCAACTTTAAGAAGTGATATTGATTACGCTCTATATGAAGCAAGAACTACATATGGGCAAATCGGGGTTAAAGTTTGAATTAACCACGGGGAAATCATAGGAAAACAAAACCAAAACAATTCAAAAGTGATCGAGGACAAAAAACCTCAAACAAGATCACCAAAGGAGGCTAAATAA
- the rplV gene encoding 50S ribosomal protein L22, with protein sequence MEAKAKLTMIRISPRKVRLVADSIRSKKISEAVAILQNQDKRSSEPVLKLLNSAVANAVNNNGMEADQLFVKTIFVNEGPTLKRFRPRAHGRAYEILKRTSHITIVVSDER encoded by the coding sequence ATGGAAGCAAAAGCAAAATTAACAATGATTAGAATATCACCTAGAAAAGTTAGACTAGTAGCTGACTCTATCAGAAGTAAAAAAATATCAGAAGCTGTAGCAATTCTTCAAAACCAAGACAAAAGATCTTCAGAACCAGTATTAAAATTATTAAACTCAGCTGTAGCAAATGCTGTTAACAACAACGGTATGGAAGCTGACCAATTATTTGTTAAAACAATCTTCGTTAACGAAGGACCAACATTAAAACGTTTTAGACCAAGAGCTCACGGTAGAGCATATGAAATTTTAAAAAGAACTAGCCACATTACAATCGTGGTTAGCGACGAAAGATAG
- the rplP gene encoding 50S ribosomal protein L16, whose amino-acid sequence MLMPKRVKFRRPHRVSYEGKAKGGKFIAFGEYGLMSLDGAWITSRQIEAARIAMTRYMKRFGKVWIRIFPHMAKTKKPLEVRMGSGKGSPEEWVAVVKTGQFMFEIGGVSEEVAREALRLAMHKLPVRCKIVKRGDE is encoded by the coding sequence ATGTTAATGCCTAAAAGAGTTAAATTCCGTCGTCCTCACAGAGTGAGTTATGAAGGAAAAGCAAAAGGTGGTAAATTCATCGCATTTGGTGAATACGGATTAATGTCATTAGATGGTGCTTGAATTACTTCAAGACAAATCGAAGCAGCTCGTATTGCCATGACTCGTTATATGAAACGTTTTGGAAAAGTTTGAATTAGAATATTCCCTCACATGGCAAAAACTAAAAAGCCATTAGAAGTACGTATGGGTTCAGGGAAAGGATCTCCTGAAGAATGAGTAGCAGTAGTTAAAACTGGTCAATTCATGTTTGAAATTGGCGGAGTTTCAGAAGAAGTTGCTCGTGAAGCCTTACGTCTAGCAATGCACAAATTACCAGTGCGTTGTAAAATCGTTAAGAGAGGTGATGAATAA
- the rplN gene encoding 50S ribosomal protein L14: MIQNESRLKVADNSGAKEILVIRNLGGSVRKFTNIGDIVVATVKSASPGGAVKKGQVIKAVIVRTVRGLRRADGTYIKFSENAAVIIKDDKSPRGTRIFGPIAREVKDAGFAKIASLAPEVL; this comes from the coding sequence ATGATACAAAATGAATCAAGATTAAAAGTCGCTGATAACTCAGGAGCTAAAGAAATATTAGTTATTCGTAATTTAGGTGGAAGTGTTAGAAAGTTCACAAACATTGGAGATATAGTTGTTGCAACTGTTAAATCAGCATCACCTGGTGGAGCTGTTAAAAAAGGACAAGTAATTAAAGCTGTTATTGTTAGAACTGTTAGAGGATTAAGAAGAGCTGATGGAACATACATTAAGTTCTCTGAAAATGCTGCAGTAATCATCAAAGATGATAAATCACCAAGAGGTACTCGTATCTTTGGTCCAATCGCACGTGAAGTAAAGGATGCTGGATTTGCTAAAATTGCATCTCTAGCACCTGAAGTGTTATAG